CCAGCGGTCCGCCAGTGAGTCCGGGAATTTAACCGGGTCGGCAACCATGGTCGCCAGACAACGGGCATCTACATTACCGGTCTCCCACAACTGCTCAGCGAGAGCCTGGTCGGTCTTGAGTTTTTTCTGCAAAACTTTCAGATTGGCGAAATTCACCCCATAAAGATTTTCCCCGGCGCCGTGACGTCTATATATTTTGGCCGTTTGCGCCGTCCCTAATTTTTTCAACTCGGTCATGACCTGATTGAGATTCATTCCGGTTCCGCCTTCATTGACTTAATTTACAATGTACTACGATTAGACGTCATACTTACCGAGCGCTTTTAAATGCAAGTGAGAATCTATTTCAAATTTTGATGCGGCGGGGGTTCCATTGAAAGCGGGCTAAATCAACCCGGTCGCGCTCATCAATGCGGACCCCTTCCTTCTTTAGAAGCGCCTTTTGCAATTCATAACCGGCGCCGGGCCGAAGAGAGATAGTCCCCTTGGAATTTATAACACGATGCCAGGGGAGTTTTTCCTTGCCCGACAGAGAGTGCAAAGCCCGCACCACCTGCCGAGCCGCCCGGGGATTCCCCGCCAGCGCCGCAATCTGACCGTAGGATGCCACCCTGCCGCGGGGAATCTTCTTGATTACTCCCACCACAACTCGGGAGAATTCATCGCTCATAGCGCCTCCGCCTTGATGTTTATGGTTCTTTAATATAATCCGCTGCTGCTCTCCGTCAATCGCTTCTTACTCTATTGATAATCA
The DNA window shown above is from Candidatus Zixiibacteriota bacterium and carries:
- a CDS encoding DNA alkylation repair protein, with protein sequence MNLNQVMTELKKLGTAQTAKIYRRHGAGENLYGVNFANLKVLQKKLKTDQALAEQLWETGNVDARCLATMVADPVKFPDSLADRW
- a CDS encoding MGMT family protein codes for the protein MSDEFSRVVVGVIKKIPRGRVASYGQIAALAGNPRAARQVVRALHSLSGKEKLPWHRVINSKGTISLRPGAGYELQKALLKKEGVRIDERDRVDLARFQWNPRRIKI